TGCTTGCGTTCCTGGCCAGGGTCAAGGCCGATTTCCCGGTCATCGACATTCTGGTCAACAACGCTGGCGCCATACTCAGGAAACCTGCTGCCGAACATCCCGACGAATACTGGGACGAGATCATCGAAACCAACCTCAACGCCCAGTTCCTGTTGAGCCGTGATCTCGGGAAACGCATGCTGGAGCGCGGCTCGGGGAAGATCATCTTCACCGCCTCGCTGCTTACCTTTCAAGGGGGGATCACGGTCCCCGGCTATGCTGCCAGCAAGGGCGCCATCGGCCAGTTGACCAAGGCTCTGGCCAACGAATGGGCGGGACGGGGGGTCCAGGTCAACGCCATAGCCCCGGGCTATATCCGGACGGACAACACGGCCGCCCTGCAGGCCGACCCGGTGCGAAATCCCGCCATCTCGTCACGAATCCCGGCCGGGCGCTGGGGAGAACCGGCAGACTTCCGCGGCGCCATCGTCTATCTGGCATCGGCCGCGTCCGACTACGTGAACGGCTCCATCCTGGTCGTAGATGGCGGGTGGATGGGGAGGTAGCAAAAAATCTAGAGTTCCTTCACCTCTATGTTCCGAAAGCGGATCCTGGCGCCGGCGGGCCAGGATTTCCCCCCATGCACCTGGACCGCTATAAACCCGCGGTCTTCCAGCGTCCCTTCAAAGGTCTGGTCACTGGTGTATTCGGTGATGAAGTGGCCGTTC
This genomic window from Acidobacteriota bacterium contains:
- a CDS encoding SDR family oxidoreductase, which codes for MKNVLDLFRLDGKVALVTGCRRGIGRAMAVALAEAGADIVGVSRSLETTGSEVEKEVAARGRRFTGYACNFADRSALLAFLARVKADFPVIDILVNNAGAILRKPAAEHPDEYWDEIIETNLNAQFLLSRDLGKRMLERGSGKIIFTASLLTFQGGITVPGYAASKGAIGQLTKALANEWAGRGVQVNAIAPGYIRTDNTAALQADPVRNPAISSRIPAGRWGEPADFRGAIVYLASAASDYVNGSILVVDGGWMGR